In the Pocillopora verrucosa isolate sample1 chromosome 4, ASM3666991v2, whole genome shotgun sequence genome, ACCCTACTTGGATAGGCGGTGACTAACTGGTTACCTGGTGAGCGAAGAGTACCATCTCCGTACAATGGGTTCAAGGTGTAAGAAAGAAGTTCAGTTGAAGATGAGGAGCTGAAGCAGCTGGTCGTGGCTCAGTCAGAGATAGAAACGTTAGGTGTGGTGAAGCTAGCAGATCCAACCCGTTCAATTGAGGACAAGCGAGCGTTGTCACTAATGGAAAAGACGACCTTTAAGAATGCGAGTGAAGATGCGTATGTGTCAGGCCTACTTTGGAGAGAAGAGGAACCATCTCTACCCAACAATTACGAAATGGCAAAGAAGAGGCTGCAATCGCTATAGAAGAAGTTTGAGAGTTGCCCCGAGGTCAAAGAGAGATATGCAAAGTCAATCCAGGATGACATTGAGAAAGGCTATGTGAAGAAACTGAGTGAAGAGGAAGTACAGTGCGATAGTAAAGTGACTTGGTACTTACCACACAGATTTGTCATCAACCCAAAGAAACCTGGTCGTCTCAGAAGAGTATACGATGCATAAGCAAAATTCATGGGACAAATTTTGAACGATAAGATCTACACAGGGCCACATCTTTCCTCTCTGTTTGGAGTCTTCCTTAGGTTTTGCGAAGGAAGAATTGCTATGGCTGCTGATGTGAAAGAAATGTACCATCAGTTTGAGAGGACAGTGTTTGGAGAAATGTCTGCACCATCCAGAGCGAACTATACTATGAGGCGAAATGCTGATGAGAATGGGGAAGATTTACCTCTTGGTGTGAAAGCAGTCTACAAGTGCTTTTACATGGATGATGGCCTATCATCAACGGATTCTCGTGAGGAAGCAATTGAATTGCGGAAGCAGATGACCGTGTTGTTGCGCCGTGGAGGTTTCCACCTACACAGGTGGCTGACAAATGACCAAGACGTCTTGGCGACCATCCCGCAGCAAGATAGATTTCCACGATTCCTCGAGCTGAGTGAAGACAAGTTGCCAACGGACAGAACTTTGGGCGTCATTTGGGATGCCCAGGAGGATATGCTCCGGTTTACCGGACTGAAGGGTGATCCGGGTACGACAAAGAGGAAGATCTTGAGCCAAGCGTTCTCTGTTTGGGATTCACGAGGACTCCTCCTCTCATTCACAATCAGAAGTAAGATCATCCTGCAGAGTCTGAATCGTATGAAGTACGGGTGGGATGATGAGTTGAAAGAAGCTGATCTTCAAGAGTGGCGTGAATGGCACAGGGAAACAGGGAAGTAGAGAAGCTTGAGGAAGTGAGAATTCCAAGAACTTTATTTCAAGAACAGAAACCTATCCGAGAAACAGCACTTCATGTATTTTGTGACGCCAGCCAGGATGCCTATGGCGCGTGTACGTACCTAAGACGTGCATTTACAGATGACACAGTAGAGTGTAGTCTTATTGCGGGAAAAGGCCGTGTTTCCCCTTTAAAGTTACTTTCTATCTGCTGGCTGGAGCTCATGGGAGCTCTTGTAGCTGTGCGATTAGCTGAAACACTAGTGAAAGAAATGACCGCAAAGATAGAGAAGATAATCCTCTGGAGTGGCTCCATCACAGCCTTGCATTGGATCCGCCAGAAAAGTTCCACTTATAAAGCATTCGTCGGCAATCGGGTGTCTGAGATTCACACAATTATGAGCAATCTGGAGACCTCACTGGGGGTGGGCACAGTGAGTTGGAGATATGTGCCGACAGAGGCTAATCCTGCAGATGACATCTCCCGTGGACTAGGTCCTACAGAACTTTGCAAGGGCTTTCGCTACAATAGTGGACCCAAGTTTCTGTATGAATCAGCAGAACTGTGGCCGGAGAATAAAGTCGAAGCACCTTCCGAGAAAGATGAAGTGAGTGAAAAGAAGAAGGGAAGATGGGCTGGAGCATCACAGGAGAATGAGGTCCTGTTGGGATAGAAGAAGTATTCTTCTCTGAAACTAACTAAGAAGAGTTACCGCTTATGTGATGCGATTCGCGAACAATGCAAGAATTAAGAAGGAAGCGCGTCTACTGGGAGCACTTACGTCGAGTGAACTGAGAGCTGCTCAGAATTATCTAGTGAAGAGGGCGCAATTTGAGTCATTCAGCCAAGAGATACAGTGTTTAGAGATGGGCAAGGAGATCCACAGAGGAGATGGATTCTTAGTTGTTGGTGGAAGACTGCAGAGAGCACAATGCCTACCATACAAGACACGACATCCCAAAATAATTGACTCACGCCATGAGCTTGCACAGCTGATCGTGGAGGAAATACATCAGATCTACCACCACCCGCCAACTGAACACTTGCATAATCAAGTAATGCAGTAGTATTGGAACATCCATGGTCGTCAGGCGGTGCGGAACGTGAAGTTCAAGTGTAACTACTGTTTTCGCCAGACAGTAAAACCTCAAGAGTAGCGAATGGGAAGTCTACCAGAGTGCAGGCTTGAGCCAGGAATGGTGTTCAGGAACACTGGAGTTGACTTTTCTGGGCCTATGTTAGTTAGGGAAAGACGCAATGAGATTAAATTGTATGGTTGTTTGTTCACTTGCATGAGTACTAGAGCGTGCCACCTCAAACTTGTGGAAGATCTTTCAACAGATCATTTCATTATGGCATTGAAGAGATTCATTGCGGGACGTGGACGACCGCAGAGCATTCACAGTGATAATGGAACAAACTTTGTTGGTGCAAATAACGACTTGCGGAAATGCATTAAATTATTGGATGAAGAAAGGATACAAAACTTCTGTGCGCCCAAGGAAATCGAGTGGAAGTTTCAGCCATCAAGCGCCCTGCACTTTGGAGGAGCGTGGGAGAGACTAGTACAGTGCACAAAGAAGACACTGAAAGCAATTCTAGCACACAGGACGGTTTCCAAAGGAGTGCTGAGAACTGCGCTAGTCGAAGCAGAAGGAATACTAAGTATGTGTCCAATGATGCAGGAGACATCAAAGCGTTAACCCCAAATCGTTTCTTGCTGTTGCGGGCGAATCCGAGTTATGAAGATGCTGAAGTTAGTGATAGTGAGATCAGCTCGACAAAGATGTGGCGACGGTCCTAAGCCCTAGCTAATTTCTTTTGGAGACGTTTTACCAAGGAATACCTTCCTAGCCTGACAGAgaggaagaagtggaaagaGAAGAAACAGAACCTCAAAGAGGGAGATGTTGTCCTAGTTGCAGAGCCCAATCAGCCGCGAGGTGTATGGCCGTTGGGCAGAATCGTATCTACTCATCCTGGGCGGGATGGGTTAGTTGGAGCAGTTACAGTGCGTACTTAGCACGGCGAGTATAAGAGACTGAttgttaaactttgtttattaGAGGAAGCGGAAGTGTAGAACTGTTAATCGTCTCGACGAACGTTGTGTCTCGACTAGGGGCGGGGATGTCCCTCCCGCTTCCTGTacgtttattcatttatttgtttattttttgtgttgctATGTAAATTGACAGGTCGGCTTGTTGCAATGGACCACGTGCTCATGtgtgagataaaaaaaaaggtgagtTGAGGAGTTTGGAGTAACGTGAGCGAATaatgttgttaaaaaaaaaatcgaatcaGCCGAGTCCAATTGTCGTCCGGCGACGACAAATACAGTGTAAGCTACTCTGGTACTGTTCACCAAGAAATTGCCATTGAGGGATATCAGTACTGTACATCTTTACAAAGAGCCTTTGAATCGCTCATATTTGAAAGCTACACCAATTTCATTGTAACAGTAGGGTGTATTACTGTAATAGTAATATggggttcaaaatatttgattctcatgTAAGAGATTTGTATGGTAGACGGCAGCCTCAAGGTACACGTGTTCTTCTCGACGTACTGTCTCCTGATAGTTTAgtgcattattttcagagtatacataacaatgatatatttgaagtTAGAGGAATAGaaattgagaatattcaaaatagAATGGTTTCTCAAAACAGTCTGAATGAAACCATATACTTCAATCTAAGTTGTGCTGTAGCTCTATACTCTCTTTGTTACCCTAAAATGAAGTCATGTAATTACTGGAATTACAACTCATCCTTACCCACCATTGTTGACAAAGGCAAAAAGATGTGTCCTAAATCAAGTTTAGAACACAACAAGCAATCACCAGTTAATCTTCCAAGAACTGTGGATGTTTGTGAAACTGAAGGAAATTTGGATAATTTGTCTAAGAGTGAAGAACTTTTAACTGATTCACTTCAAAGCAAGTCAATTCTTGAGAATGAAATAATACATAATTAAAGTGAATGCACAAGGTTGTGCAAAGTTGTACCTCTAAACCCacaaaaagatcaaaatatatgtattcCCCCTTGCTTTATCATGAAAGAGACACGTCCTCAATTCAGTACACTAAAAACATAAATGGAATGGCTTCACTTGTTAATGCCATTAGAAAAATACTAGAGAAATATAGTACTGTAGGACAATACAGAATACTGTTTGCTACATGTTCATGAAAAGTATTTgacagaaaggaaagaaaaaaattgatgattagacatggaaaaaaaaacaatactatAAAGCAATGGAGccagcagagaaaaaaatatcattggagaaaaaacaatttagggatatgaaaaataaacaggagATACAGAAAAAACTGtcccaaaaatacaaaacagtgGATACTGGGTAATCAGTATTTTCGGGATGCACTAGCCTTGACTGAATGCATTGGATATCACCCTCTGTTTGTGAAGCAGTTCTGAATCTATTTAATAACTCCGTGAATGGTTGGTACAGAAAAAACGGCGtacattttgtttggttttgacaAATACGGAAGTAAATATAATGGTCAGCTGCATTCGCCTCGAACTGTATTGAGTGAAATTACAAATAAACACTTTCACAGGACAATAACAGTCAAACTCACAGACTTTATACAACAACGCTTGTACACTCACGGAAAATCAGTCAATAATAACCCACCAGAGGCTTGTAATGGCCTTGTCTTTGTAAGCTACTATTGCTGTCTGTTGTGTATAAGGGTTCGATATACTACCATAATGCGTGAGTCAGACCAAGTGCGCTACACAACTGCTTTATTAGAATACAATGAACTTAATAACATAAAATGATATTTAAGGATAACCATGTGATTGTGATCATGTTTGTGTTAACCAGTAAAATACAGATTATCTAATAGTTAAGGTAATTATCCAAATATAGGAAGACACACTACACTGGCCTCACACTAGGTTTATAAAACTTAGCGAAACGAGTATCATATTGCCCTGTGTCTGTGTTGCTATGTGACGTCATACAATAAACATAAAGTCCTCCCTCCTTGCTTCATATTAATGCAACGTTTTCAGCGCTTGTCGACATTTCAATCAATTGTTATCCTCCTGCACATAGTTAACTACGAGAGGTACCTCCCTGAGTCAGTATTTTCCCTAagattaagaaaagaaaaaagcatcgTACAATCGTAAAGTGGAATCGTTCGGTTTCGACAACACAAGCGGAAGTCATCAGTCAACCGATGAATTATTTTCAGT is a window encoding:
- the LOC131791625 gene encoding uncharacterized protein, translated to MAADVKEMYHQFERTVFGEMSAPSRANYTMRRNADENGEDLPLGVKAVYKCFYMDDGLSSTDSREEAIELRKQMTVLLRRGGFHLHRWLTNDQDVLATIPQQDRFPRFLELSEDKLPTDRTLGVIWDAQEDMLRFTGLKGDPGTTKRKILSQAFSVWDSRGLLLSFTIRSKIILQSLNRMKYGWDDELKEADLQEWREWHRETGNQDAYGACTYLRRAFTDDTVECSLIAGKGRVSPLKLLSICWLELMGALVAVRLAETLVKEMTAKIEKIILWSGSITALHWIRQKSSTYKAFVGNRVSEIHTIMSNLETSLGVGTVSWRYVPTEANPADDISRGLGPTELCKGFRYNSGPKFLYESAELWPENKVEAPSEKDEVSEKKKGRWAGASQENEVLLG
- the LOC131791634 gene encoding uncharacterized protein, whose product is MGSLPECRLEPGMVFRNTGVDFSGPMLVRERRNEIKLYGCLFTCMSTRACHLKLVEDLSTDHFIMALKRFIAGRGRPQSIHSDNGTNFVGANNDLRKCIKLLDEERIQNFCAPKEIEWKFQPSSALHFGGAWERLVQCTKKTLKAILAHRTVSKGVLRTALVEAEGILSMCPMMQETSKR